In Nodularia sp. LEGE 06071, the genomic window AACGGTTGTTAAGTAACCGGAAGGAAGTGTAAAGTAATTTCCAACGATTGCTTCACAATCAAGCAAACACCCTCTGAGTTGTTAAGTAACCGGAAGTGTAAAGTAATTTTCAACTCCCCCCTGCTCCCTGCTCCCTGCTCCCCTGCCTCTTTCCCCCTGCCCCTCTGCCTCTTCTCATTCCCCAATACACAAATATTTTTAAAGAAATTGGGTTTTTGGTACACCTGTTTGGTATTTCTTAGAAAGTCAAGAATCAAGGAGAACGACCGATGGCTAGAGTTAAAAATTCCCCAGTTCCAGCAACAGGAGCTAAACCTCCGTACACTTTTCGCGCTGGTTGGGCATTGCTGTTATTAGCTGTTAACTTTTTGGTTGCAGCTTATTATTTCCACATCATTGAGTAATTAGAGGTGGAGTGGTGCTGCTCAAATCGTGCCTTTGAATAAACCTTTGGGGCGAATGAGCAGCACCAAAATCATCATCAGCAGGGCTATACCTTGTTTATACTCAGAACCTATCCACAGGGTGCTGAGTTCTTGGGCGACACCAATAATTAAAGCGGCGGCGATCGCACCGTAGGGATTACCAATACCCCCTAAAATGACGGAAGCGAATAAGGGCAAAATCAAAAACCATCCCATATTCGGGCGTACAGCTGTAATCAATCCATACATACTGCCACCTAAAGAGGTGAATGTGCCGGCAATAATCCAAGTCCACAGGATGACTTGTTCCACATTGATCCCAGATACTCTAGCTAAATCTAAATCGTCAGCCACGGCTCGCATCGCTTTGCCAATTTTGGTGTTTTGCAGGAGATAGTGCAGTGCCAAAATTGCTAGCACGGCTAACCCCAATACCAACAATTGATTTTGCGCTACCCGGATACCAAAAATATTCAAAGCAGTGGCTACGGGTAAATTGTAATTTTGGTTCTGGCCGCCCCAAACAAAGATAATGCCATTGCGGAGGAATAAGGCCAGTCCAATAGAGATAATAATCAGCGTCGTGGAAGTGGCACGCATTGACCGCATTCTTGACCACAATAATTTTTCTGCCAGCAGCATTGCGGCTACTGTTCCCATAGCTGCCAAAATCATCGATAGCCAAATATTTATGCCAGCAGAATTTACTAACAGGGTCAAATAGGCTCCCATAGTGAGAAAATCACCGTGAGCAAAATTAGATAACCGTAAAATGCCGTAGGTAAGGGTAAGTCCGACTGCTGCTAGTGCAATAATGCTTCCGACTGCAATTCCATTGACGATTAGTTGAGCAATTTGTGTATCCATTTGTTCTAAATACTAAAAAAATATTAAAAGGTTGATTTTATACAATAATTTTTGTTTTACTAGTGACAATCGACACTATAAGTTATAAGTTATAAACAAAAGGAAATTGTGAGTTAATATACATAAATTCTTGTGATTTTTTTGTGCCAAGCCAAACTTGTTCAACGGTCTAGTTGACCATGCAGCAATATTCAAGCTTACCAGAACAAAACTCATCAGTAGATGAAACGCCAAAACTTTTGACAACAATGCAGCAACTTCGTGCCGAGTTGTGGCTGGAACGCAGCTTGAACCAGTTGCAAAGTCGCCTTAATGATTGCCTACTTTCAGTTTGTAGTAACGTCTCACCGCAGGGAACCACAGAAGCGGAAATTTTCCAAACGATGGTGAACGAGCTGGGCATTGCTTTGAATAGTATGACGGTAGCGATCGCTCTTTTTCAACCGCGAGCCAAAATTGCTCAAGTTTGTTATGTTTCTTGTTTTTCCTCGCCATGTCCACAACTGATATTTATCGAGAGGAAAGATCAAAAATTACAATTGCAATTGCAAGCAGTCATAGCAGTTGAAGATTTACAGCAGCTGGAAAGCCAACAACCAAATCATGTGCGGCGCTTAACTGATGATATTGGGGGTGTGATTGGTTGGCTAATCATCTCTAAAAACCCCTCAGAGTCTCATGCTAAATCACTCACAGCATCCCAATGGCAACTGAGATCGCAATTGCTGGCACGATCGATTAAACAGTGTGTGGGGACACTGGCACAACTGAGAAAAATACAATCTTTGCAACAACACTCGCAACAGCTAGGTAGTTCTAATGAAAAACTAGAGCGTACCAATGAACTGAAAAACCAGTTTCTGGCTAATACCAGTCACGAAATCCGCACACCGTTAAGTTCGATTATCGGTTTCAGCCAACTCCTCTTAGCTCAAGGCTATGATCCCACGAGAGAACACCACCAAGAGTATTTAAAGATCATTCAGTCTAGTGGTAAGCATTTACTCACGCTGATCAATGATATTTTAGACCTCTCTAAAATTGAAGCCAACCAGCTGGAAGTGGAATGGGAAAATATAAATGTGCCAGAAATATGTCGCAATGTTTTAGCACTCGTCAAAGAGAAAGCCGCTAATAAGGGTTTACAACTGCGCCTCAAGCTAGACCCCAATGTCACAACTCTAGTTGCTGATCCTCTGAGACTGAAGCAGATGCTGTTGAATTTGCTGTTTAATGCCCTCAAGTTTACCAAGACAGGCTCTGTTGGTTTAGAAGTTTTGCCCAAAGGTGAATTTGTACATTTTATAGTTTGGGATACTGGAATTGGGATTTCCCCAGAAAACCAAGCGCGACTATTTCAACCCTATTTTCAAATTGCCAATACTGTAGTTAATCGCAATGAAGGTACTGGTTTGGGGTTAACCGTGACTCGGAAGTTGGTGGAAATTCATGGTGGTTGGATGGAAGTGGGATCGGAAGTTGATCACGGTTCGCGTTTTACGATTGTCCTTCCTTTGAAGCCTGTTGGAGAACTGGGTAAACGTGAGGGAGAAGTAGAGGCTATAGAGGTTTCTCGCCAAGGGAGAGACCAGGAGGATGAGCAAGCACAATCGACAGTGATTACCTCTAGTTCTGATCAAGATATTCTGTTGGTGGAAAATGATTTACCCAATGCTGACATGATCCGAATTTATCTCGGTACATTGGGATATCAGGTGACTTGGGTGAAGGATGCTACCCAAATGTGGTCGGCGCTGACACAGTTAAAGCCAATAGTAATTTTAATGGATATCTACCTGCCAGATGGAAATGGTTTAAAGCTGGTGCAGCAGCTACGAGAAGAAAAGCAGTATCAGATGATTCCAATCATTGTTCAAACAGCAATGGCCATGAAAGGCGATCGCGAAATTTGTTTAGCGGCTGGAGTTGATGATTATATTTCTAAACCAATTGATTTATCTGTTTTAGGTAATCTAGTAGGTAAGTATATTAAATCACCAAAAATCGGAGTGGTTCGCTGATAATGGTTCAGCGGTCAATCAATTTTGGATTAATTCCGCCCTGAAGGGGGGGCTTGTACCGAAAATTCCCAATCCAAAATCTAAAATTTGTCAATCAATGACTGGCGAACGCATCCTCAAAATCATCAGGTTTATATCTAAGATAGGATTGGTGGGGTGCTATGGGATCTGCCTCAGATGAGGAAATCATGTTGACAGAAAAACTGGAGCGATTAAAAGTTTTATTTAGCGAAATGGAGCAGGCTTTGATTGCCTACTCTGGAGGGATTGACAGCACTTTGGTAGCCAAGATTGCTTATGATGTCTTAGGCGATCGCGCTTTGGCTGTGACAGCTGTTTCGCCTTCGCTGTTACCAGAAGAATTAGAAGACGCGAAAATTCAAGCCGCAACTATGGGGATTCCCCATAAAATTGTCCAAACTCACGAAATGGACAATCCCAATTACACTTCTAACCCGGTCAACCGTTGTTATTTTTGCAAAAGTGAATTGCATGATACTCTCAAACCCTTAGCTTTGCAGCTAGGTTATCCCTATGTAGTGGATGGAGTGAATGCTGATGATTTACACGATTATCGCCCAGGAATTCAAGCGGCTCAAGAAAGAGGGGCGCGATCGCCTTTAGCAGAAATTGGGGTGACTAAAGCTGAAGTCCGTCAACTTTCACAACAACTCGGTTTACCTTGGTGGGATAAACCCGCCCAACCTTGTCTGAGTTCTCGCTTTCCTTACGGTGAAGAGATTACCGTCGCCAAATTGCAAAGAGTCGGTAGGGCAGAAATTTATCTGCGAAAGCTGGGTTGGCAGAATTTGCGCGTGCGTTCGGAAGGAGATACAGCCCGGATTGAATTGTTACCAGCACAGATCAAAGATTTTGTCTTGAGTACGGATTTACAAACAGTAGTCTCTGCATTTCAAGATTTGGGATTCATCTACGTCACCCTCGATTTAGAAGGTTATCGCAGTGGTAAGTTGAATCAAGTTCTCAAATTCTCACCAATGATTCCGAGTACCTAAAGCAAAAACGGCGTTGCTGAATATCGGGATGAATTATGCACTGCTTTGGTCGAAGACTGGATTTCTCGACGACCAAATTAATTTTGTAACTGAGTGAATTCTAGCTGTTGTAGTGCCGAACGCCAAACATCATAGCCATCCTGAGACAGATGTAAACCATCTGTGGTTAATTCTGCACGCAAATTGCCTTGAAAATCGGTAAACCAAGGATAAATATTCAGATAATCAGCTTTTTCTTCTTGAGCAATCACAGCTAGTTGTGCATTAATCTGAACAATTCGGCTATTAGAAATAGTCGGTAGGCGAGTAGGCAAAATTGATTGTACGATGATTTGAGTATTGGGGTGAGACTGGCGCAACCTGCGGATAATCCGCCGATGATTACGCAAAATTTCTTCGTTAGTATCGCCGTTGCGTAAATCGTTAATCCCAGCCATGATGTAAATTACATTCGGTCGCGTGGCGGAAAATGCCCGCAATCTGCGGAAAATACCACCAGAAGTATCTCCAGATATCCCCTGATTCAGCCACAATTTACCAGTAGGTAGTTTTTCTCTAGGAAACCACATACTCAAGGAATCACCAACTAAGATACCTAAATAACTTGCACCTTGTCCTTGGCTGATGGCTTTAGCTTCTAAAGCTAATAAATTTTTCCAGTCTTCATAAGTGAGTTGAGGCTTCTTTGCTGACTCCCGTAATAATTGGGAAGGATTACCATCTATACGTGTATAAATCTGACCGGCTTTTAGAGATGCCAACCTTTGGTAGTACAGTTGATGACCAGATATTAATGGCAGGTGAGATGGACGGGAACTGGGATTAAGTAATGACTCCCGTAATCGTTGATTGCTGAACTCTGCTAAGGATATGTCCAGGTTAGTAATGTTGTTTTCATCTGCTGTTACCTGAGAACCTTGTTTTGAGTCCCACAGGAATTTATGCGTTTCTGGCAGGATGCTCGACATCTGTGGTAGTGCCGATGCTGGTATTGCCAATCCTGTTAACAAGCCTACTGCCAACAGATAAGGATACCTCATCGCTTTATTTTTTCTCATGTTTACTGCTTTTCCCTATGACAGTATTAACCACCTACATTCAGGAAAATTTTAGTTATATTTAGCTATTATTTTTATTTAGCCTGTATTGTATAGTTCTGTAAAGCAGGTTCACCATTTCTTTAAGACTTAATTTTTCAGTGTTATTTGAGCAGAGTTTTTTGGTGAATATATACAAGAAACTTCTGGGAAGTGCTAAGATTTAGGCGAAGTAATTAATGTTTCGTTCTTATTCTGTGGCTAGAGCTAGTACAGCAATTGGTGTCAGTCCAATTATTAAGGAGAGTGTGCAGAAACAGGCACATTCGACACGTTTAACCCTAAAAGAGGTTATTCTTATGGGAATGTTAGCTATTGACAAGCTAGATGATCAAAGCCGTCAAGAGTTAGCGGATCAAGTTCATCAAATGCAAGTGAATGGTGAGATTTGAGCGACTAGTTATAAATTTTAACTTTTCCCTCCTAACTCTGGAATTTCACCTGACTATTGACCGAATCGATAACGACTTCCCACAACATAATCCTCATTAATTTCAAAAGAAATCCATTGGCGTTGCCAAGTTTCAGCCACAAAACCTGTTGTATTGGAACCTGCAAATGGATCTAAGACTATATCACCTTGATCGGTTAAAAATTTGATGAAAAATTCCGCAAAACCTGCTGGAAATCTGGCTGGGTGGGGTTTAATCCCCTCGGCTTTACAGCGCCGTAGATAAGCGCTATTAGATTCAGTATTAGCAATTTCTAGCAAATTTGGCGGAATTGCACCCTGGTTATCTTTTTGGAATTTGTCAGAAATATCATGTCCACTGGGACGAATTTTAGCTTTATAGCCATTTTTCAGTAGTTGTTTCATACTCTGGCTATATGGCTTTAAAACTTTTCTGTTGTCGGCTTTAGGATTTGGTGTTTTCGACAACCACCAAACTACATTTACAGAATCTTTCACACGGATTCGTCTAATTGTCACCCACTCAGCAGGGGTAGGTAATCGGGCTGGATTGTAGTGATAGAATTCTTGAGCGAGAAAAAAGCCGACTTCTTTACACAATCTCACTAAAAGTTCGTATTGGTAGATACTCCGCACAGGATTACCACGCAGGTAAGCGCCGCCTAAATCTAAAATAAATGAGCCATTATCTGTGAGAACTCTTTTAAACTCTTGGGCGAAGGGTAGAAACCATTCAATATATTTTTCCGCGCTTTCGTTACCATATTCTTTTTGTCGTGTGAGAGCAAATGGTGGTGAAGTGAGGATGAGATTAATACTACTTTCATCAATGGATTTAATCAGTTTTAGGCTATCACCCAAATATGCTTTTCCTAATTTTTGGGTGTAATAAGGATTTAGAATGATCTCTTTTGGTGATTTTATGATTTCTTCTTGCAAGAGTTTTAATTAGTTAAAAATTATTTAAGCTTTATACAGCAAATTTAATCTGTATTCATCTGTGTAGCCTATGGCTAGCCACGACTTGTCTACATCTGTGGTTGATTAGTTACTAATTTATTTAGCCACACAAACATTAATCAATCAAAGATGGGTAAAAACCCACATTCAGTATCACTGAAAGTCTACCACTTTTTGTAGGTGAGAAATTTACCAGACATAATAACTTTAACGCGATCGCCTTTGGGGTCTGATTCTTTCTCTACATCTAAAGTAAAGTCAATGGCGCTCATAATACCATCGCCAAATTTATCTTGAATCACGGCTTTGATCGGCATTCCATACACCTGCATAATCTCGTAGAAACGATAAATCAGTGGATTCAGTGGGTACAACTAGCCCTAATCCTTTTAGAGGACATTCAGTTAACTTTTGAATATAGATATAGGACTACTATTTGATTTTTGAACAGACACGTAGCGACTGTCTTGATTGTCAAGCGATCGCCAACAAAAAATGAGGGCGAGGAGAGTACGGCACCAAAACTTAAATAATGGTGCGTTACGGACTTCATTCTAACGCACCCTACAATACTTAATTTTTTCATAAATAAAACCGGATTCCTATAGGATCTAATTCCAATGCTTCCACCAGGAACTTAGCTTCTTCTGGGCTAGCTTGACGGTAGAATACAGCAGCAATCCATACCTCGTCACGTCCGAGAATTTTTTCCAAATCGGCAAAACTCAATCCTTTTTTTGGTTTTGCGGCTAAAAGCTGTGGCGTAATTTCGGAAATAGACATACAAAAATTTCTCGAAGTCTGTAATGCTTGTGACTGTTTATTACTAAAGTCAATTTTATGCCCAGAAGGTTCAGTTAAGAAAATTGCAGGTTGGGTGGCATTTATCAACGCTTCCGCAGATTTTGAGCAAGTGAGCGCATCCGACTTGAGGCTGACTTATTTAAATATTCACCACAAGGATAGTTCACTTATTTTTTCTGTAAACAATTTGCCAAAATGCCTCAACTTGATCAAATTTGAATAGTATCCTGTTATGTATTCTGAGAACAAGAAGTTAGATTATAGGTCTAACAATTACACACATCACACGACTGTCCATGTTCCGACAACCTGCTTTTGGCATCGCTTTAAGTACGCTTGTCCTGGCGAGTGGATTAATGAATGCTCCCATAACAGGTAAATCCTCTACAGAACAAAGCACTCGTAATCAACCGTTGTTAATTCCTTCAAGTCAGGCGGCAATATTAACTACTACTTTTAAAACTAATGCCCTAGAAAAATCAGTTTTTGATGACATTAATCGGTATCGAGTTGCTCATAATCTGCCAAAGTTGACCCTAAATGCAAACATTACTCAACAGGCAAGGATTCATAGTCAAAATATGGCTAATGGTCAAGTTCCTTTTAGCCATGATGGATTT contains:
- a CDS encoding photosystem I protein PsaX — translated: MARVKNSPVPATGAKPPYTFRAGWALLLLAVNFLVAAYYFHIIE
- the hrmK gene encoding hybrid histidine kinase/response regulator HrmK; the encoded protein is MQQYSSLPEQNSSVDETPKLLTTMQQLRAELWLERSLNQLQSRLNDCLLSVCSNVSPQGTTEAEIFQTMVNELGIALNSMTVAIALFQPRAKIAQVCYVSCFSSPCPQLIFIERKDQKLQLQLQAVIAVEDLQQLESQQPNHVRRLTDDIGGVIGWLIISKNPSESHAKSLTASQWQLRSQLLARSIKQCVGTLAQLRKIQSLQQHSQQLGSSNEKLERTNELKNQFLANTSHEIRTPLSSIIGFSQLLLAQGYDPTREHHQEYLKIIQSSGKHLLTLINDILDLSKIEANQLEVEWENINVPEICRNVLALVKEKAANKGLQLRLKLDPNVTTLVADPLRLKQMLLNLLFNALKFTKTGSVGLEVLPKGEFVHFIVWDTGIGISPENQARLFQPYFQIANTVVNRNEGTGLGLTVTRKLVEIHGGWMEVGSEVDHGSRFTIVLPLKPVGELGKREGEVEAIEVSRQGRDQEDEQAQSTVITSSSDQDILLVENDLPNADMIRIYLGTLGYQVTWVKDATQMWSALTQLKPIVILMDIYLPDGNGLKLVQQLREEKQYQMIPIIVQTAMAMKGDREICLAAGVDDYISKPIDLSVLGNLVGKYIKSPKIGVVR
- a CDS encoding CAP domain-containing protein, producing the protein MFRQPAFGIALSTLVLASGLMNAPITGKSSTEQSTRNQPLLIPSSQAAILTTTFKTNALEKSVFDDINRYRVAHNLPKLTLNANITQQARIHSQNMANGQVPFSHDGFEQRVTAVPLPYDDASENVALNQGYSNPAREAISGWLASPGHLKNIQGDYDLTGIGVATNRRGEVYLTQIFIRTK
- a CDS encoding SGNH/GDSL hydrolase family protein translates to MRYPYLLAVGLLTGLAIPASALPQMSSILPETHKFLWDSKQGSQVTADENNITNLDISLAEFSNQRLRESLLNPSSRPSHLPLISGHQLYYQRLASLKAGQIYTRIDGNPSQLLRESAKKPQLTYEDWKNLLALEAKAISQGQGASYLGILVGDSLSMWFPREKLPTGKLWLNQGISGDTSGGIFRRLRAFSATRPNVIYIMAGINDLRNGDTNEEILRNHRRIIRRLRQSHPNTQIIVQSILPTRLPTISNSRIVQINAQLAVIAQEEKADYLNIYPWFTDFQGNLRAELTTDGLHLSQDGYDVWRSALQQLEFTQLQN
- the larE gene encoding ATP-dependent sacrificial sulfur transferase LarE; translation: MLTEKLERLKVLFSEMEQALIAYSGGIDSTLVAKIAYDVLGDRALAVTAVSPSLLPEELEDAKIQAATMGIPHKIVQTHEMDNPNYTSNPVNRCYFCKSELHDTLKPLALQLGYPYVVDGVNADDLHDYRPGIQAAQERGARSPLAEIGVTKAEVRQLSQQLGLPWWDKPAQPCLSSRFPYGEEITVAKLQRVGRAEIYLRKLGWQNLRVRSEGDTARIELLPAQIKDFVLSTDLQTVVSAFQDLGFIYVTLDLEGYRSGKLNQVLKFSPMIPST
- a CDS encoding branched-chain amino acid ABC transporter permease — its product is MDTQIAQLIVNGIAVGSIIALAAVGLTLTYGILRLSNFAHGDFLTMGAYLTLLVNSAGINIWLSMILAAMGTVAAMLLAEKLLWSRMRSMRATSTTLIIISIGLALFLRNGIIFVWGGQNQNYNLPVATALNIFGIRVAQNQLLVLGLAVLAILALHYLLQNTKIGKAMRAVADDLDLARVSGINVEQVILWTWIIAGTFTSLGGSMYGLITAVRPNMGWFLILPLFASVILGGIGNPYGAIAAALIIGVAQELSTLWIGSEYKQGIALLMMILVLLIRPKGLFKGTI
- a CDS encoding DNA-methyltransferase; this encodes MQEEIIKSPKEIILNPYYTQKLGKAYLGDSLKLIKSIDESSINLILTSPPFALTRQKEYGNESAEKYIEWFLPFAQEFKRVLTDNGSFILDLGGAYLRGNPVRSIYQYELLVRLCKEVGFFLAQEFYHYNPARLPTPAEWVTIRRIRVKDSVNVVWWLSKTPNPKADNRKVLKPYSQSMKQLLKNGYKAKIRPSGHDISDKFQKDNQGAIPPNLLEIANTESNSAYLRRCKAEGIKPHPARFPAGFAEFFIKFLTDQGDIVLDPFAGSNTTGFVAETWQRQWISFEINEDYVVGSRYRFGQ